One Carassius auratus strain Wakin unplaced genomic scaffold, ASM336829v1 scaf_tig00015181, whole genome shotgun sequence genomic window carries:
- the LOC113074571 gene encoding pro-neuregulin-3, membrane-bound isoform-like, translating to MSITCIAMGISFLGTLCMALYCRNKRRREKLQAHLKESRSLKNYNLNSFSLPPKPSLRPQQGLQLQKYYKPTCSSPPHVRESGFVQSTAASTSPQGTLTGKHPRSGSLSHSPDQRSRSAFRPASHRTPPINRGCLNAIGGTRDSGPAYQHLQEVDSSERESVRRNLSGPGNDLQQDSFYNMQASQSSKSWSSHLDHRCARSLRSSGSSQSPPAPYRPCSIPIIPSVHSYQDEVLCMQTAPTAGSSRSSPLESTAEASAVDQQSNITVSNRMAGRQEKVASLLDEAQEQLRVLAHAQRKQEDISSSVPQGAKETVCILLANAAGQGGAASFGPTETQLVSPRDMHKDATKPGQ from the exons ATGTCTATCACATGTATTGCCATGGGGATCAGCTTTCTTGGCACCCTCTGCATGGCTCTCTACTGTCGGAACAA GAGAAGGAGGGAAAAGCTCCAGGCGCACTTGAAAGAGAGCCGTAGCCTGAAAAACTACAACCTCAACTCTTTCAGCTTGCCCCCTAAACCCAGCCTTAGGCCTCAGCAAGGCCTGCAGCTCCAGAAA TATTATAAACCCACATGTTCCTCGCCACCGCATGTTCGAGAGTCTGGTTTTGTTCAAAGCACTGCTGCATCTACCAGTCCACAAGGCACACTGACAGGGAAGCACCCTAG gagTGGTTCCCTCTCTCATAGTCCAGATCAGAGGAGTCGTTCTGCTTTTCGGCCTGCATCTCACAGAACACCACCCATAAACAGAGGATGTCTCAATGCCATTGGTGGAACGAGAGATTCTGGTCCTGCCTACCAACATCTCCAGGAAGTAGACAGCTCAGAGAGGGAGTCAGTAAGAAG GAACCTCTCTGGGCCAGGTAACGACCTACAACAGGATTCCTTTTACAATATGCAAGCCTCACAATCCTCAAAATCTTGGAGCAGCCATTTAGACCACAGGTGTGCTAGGAGCCTCAGGTCGAGCGGCTCTAGCCAAAGTCCTCCTGCTCCCTACCGTCCCTGCTCTATCCCAATCATCCCCTCTGTCCACTCCTACCAGGATGAGGTCTTGTGTATGCAAACTGCCCCTACTGCTGGAAGCAGCCGTTCTAGTCCTCTGGAAAGCACAGCGGAAGCTTCGGCCGTTGATCAACAGTCCAACATAACGGTCTCCAACCGAATGGCTGGTAGACAGGAGAAAGTGGCCTCACTACTGGACGAGGCTCAGGAACAGCTTAGAGTACTAGCACATGCCCAGAGGAAACAGGAGGACATCAGTAGCTCCGTACCTCAGGGGGCCAAAGAGACTGTGTGCATCCTTTTAGCAAATGCGGCTGGACAAGGGGGAGCGGCCTCTTTTGGGCCCACTGAGACTCAGTTAGTGAGCCCCAGAGACATGCACAAAGATGCCACAAAGCCTGGCCAATGA